A segment of the Buchnera aphidicola (Mindarus abietinus) genome:
TTTAATGCTAGCTAAAAAAAAATCAACCCTTCGTGATCTACACAAACAAATAAGAGAAAAAAAAATAAAGAAACAATATTTAGCATTAGTACACGGACATTGGCCAAAATCTAAATTAATTATATCTGTTCCTTTGATAAAGAAAAAAAATAAAAATGTGAAAAATCCAGTTTTTGCAAATGAAAAAGGGAAACTTTCAGAAACAAAATTTCAAGTAAAAAAATATTATCAAAATTGTTCATTGATGTTAATAACACCAAAAACAGGAAGGACACACCAAATTAGAGTTCATTCTGCGTATGCTGGACATCCCATTATCTTTGATAAATGTTATGGAAAATCTGAACTAGATAAAAATTTTACATTCTTAAATAAAAAAAAAAACTTACTTCTTCATGCTAAGACAATTAACTTCTTTCATCCTAATATAAATAAAAAAATTTATATTACAGCTCCGATCGAAAAAAATTTTCAATTAAGTTTATCAAAATTAAATTAAATATTTTTCTAAAATATATAAAAATATTTTTATTAAAAATAATACGTTAAATTAATTCTTAATTAAAAAAAAATATATAAAAAATGTTTGCGTGAATATAAAAATGTATTTTATCATATAAGAATAAAAAAATAGCTATTTAGAAAAAAATATTTTATGATAAACATCAAATATTTATATATTATATAAAAGGAAAAAAATATGGCAGTTCAAAAAAATAAACCTTCCAGATCAAAAAGAGGTATGAGAAGATCTCATGATTCATTAAGAGAAAATACTATCTCTATAGATAAAATCTCAGGAGAGCATCATTTGCGACATAACATAACAAAAAAAGGTTTTTATAAAGGTAAAAAAGTACTTATTAATAAAAATAAATAATTATTTATACAAAAAATTTTATTACTAAATTTTTTATAAAGATTTATTTTTAATTAAGATATTGATCTCTACAAATAATTCATATTAAAAAGCATAAAAAATACTTTATGCAATATAAATCATATTTTTTTGAAAAAATTTTTAATTAATTCAAAGGATTCAAAATGAAAGAATATGCTATGATTTTTTCTGGACAAGGTTTTTATTCTTCTTATATACCAGAAATTTTTAAAAAAAATATACCGATAATTAAAAAAACTTTTGATTTAGCTTCTTCTTGTATTGAATATAATTTATGGAATGGTTTAAAAAAAAATGAAATATCAAATCAAAAAAACAAAGAATATCTTCAACCTTTATTATTAACAATTTCAGTTGCTTTATTTAAACTATGGATAAAAAAAAAATTTTCCTATTATTGCTGCTGGGCATAGTTTAGGAGAATATTCTGCATTAGTTTGTTCTAGAGTAATAAAATTTACTCAAGCTATTAAATTAATTAAGTTAAGATCTGGTCTTATGCATACTATAACTAAAAAATATCCAGGATCAACTCAAGTAATTATAGGACTAGAAAAGGAAATTATAAAAAATCTTTGTTTTAAACTTTCTAAAAGAGGAGTGGTATCACCAGCAGCATTCAATTCAAAAAATCAAATCCTAATTTCTGGAGATAAAAATACAGTAGAAAAAATGATTTTTTTATGTAAAAAATTGGGTGCTAAAAAAATAATTAATTTAAATATTAATACTCCTGTACATTGTATCTTTATGAAAGAAATTTCAAAAAAAATGTTTTTAGCATTAGAAAAAATAACTTTTCATCCTCCTATTTTTCCAATTATCAATAATGTAGACGTAAAATGTGAATTTTGTTCAAAAAAAATTAAAGATGCTTTAATACGTCAATTGTATAACCCTGTAAGATGGGATGAAACTATTAATGTAATTGTTTCTTATAATATACATTCAATAATAGAGGTTGGTCCTAGTAAAGTACTAAGTAATTTAAATAAAAAAATAGGAAATATTTTATCAATTTCTTTATATAAAAATAAAAATTTTTTACTAAATATAGGAGAAAAAAATGAATAAAAAAATTGTTTTAATTACTGGAGCAACTCAAGGAATAGGAAGATCAATTGCCGAAGGTTTTATAAAAAAAAAAAATTAGTAATAGGGATGTGTTCTTCTAATAAAAACAAAATAATAATAGAAAAATATCTGAAAAAAAATGGAATAGGAATGGTATGTAACATTCAAGATTCATTTTCAGTAAGAGAGTGTATTAATTATATAAATATAAATTTTGGTTCAATTGACATATTGATAAACAATGCAGGGATAGCTAAAAACAAACTATTATTTAATACAACTTTATCAGAATGGAATGAATCTTTGTTAACTAATTTAACATCTGTATTTCTTTTATCTAAATTAGTATTAAGAAACATGATAAAAAAAAAATGGTAGAATTATTACCATTGGCTCTATCATAGGGCAGATAGGTAATATTGGTCAAACTAGTTATGCTGCTTCTAAATCAGCATTAATTGGATTTAATAAATCTTTAGCCTTAGAAGTTGCTAGATTTGGAATTACTGTAAATTTAGTATTTCCTGGATTTATTAAAACAAAGATGACTGATAATCTGAATCAATCTCTAATAAAAAAATATTTATCTAAAATACCTACCCGAAAATTTGGAACTCCTTCAGATGTTTCTAATGCTGTTCTATTTTTAGCTTCTGAAAAAGCATCGTATATAACTGGACAAACTCTCCATGTAAATGGAGGAATGTATATGATATAATCAGATTTAATTTATTTTAAAATAAAAGTAATTTTATGATTAATATTGAAAAGAAAATTAAAAAAGTTATATCTCGACAGTTTGATAAAAAAATAGAAAAATTAAATAATTCCACTAAATTAATAGATGATCTTAAAGCTGATTCTTTGGATATAATTGAATTTTTTATGTCTTTAGAGGAAGAATTTAATATAAGTATTCCTGATGAAGAAATGGAAAAAATTATTGATATTCAATCTGCTATAATATATGTACATAAAAAAATAAAAAAAATATCTGATCCATAGATCTTAAAAATTAATATTATTTTAATTCTATACTTTTTTCAAACAAATCCATTTTTGATTATTAGGAAAATTATGATAAAAGGAAAATTTATTGTTCTAGAAGGAATAGAAGGATCCGGAAAAACCGTAGCATGTAAAACAATATTAAAAACATTACATCAATATAATATTAAAAACGTTAAATTAGTTAAAGAACCTGGAAGTACGTATTTAGGAGAAAAAATTAGAAAAATAATAAAAAATTATAAGGATAATCAGGAATTGCATAATAATGCTGAACTGCTACTATTTTATGCTGCGAGAATACAACTTGTAGAAAGTATTATAAAACCATCTTTGGAAAAAGGGATTTGGATAGTAAGCGATAGATACCAATTATCTTCTTTTGCATATCAGGGAGGCGGTTACAATCTTTCATTAAATATGATAAAAAACTTAAAAAATATGTTTTTAAAAAAAATCAATCCCGATATTACTTTTTATCTTGATGTTCTTCCTGAAATTGGATTAAAAAGAGCATTTAAAAGAAATAAACCAGATAGAATAGAAAAAAAATCAATAAATTTTTTTGAAAAAGTTCGTAATACTTATTTAAGTATCATTTCTAAAGAAAAAAAAATAATAAAAATAAATGCTAATCAAAAAAAAAATCTGGTTAAAAACTCTATAAAAAATAAACTTTATATTTGGTTGAAAAATAATTAATATGATCCTGTATCCTTGGTTAATACCTGCTTATAAAAAGCTTGTTTTTCAATATACTAATAATAAATTGCATCATACTATTTTAGTGAACACCATTAAAGGAATAGGAATATTTAATTTAATATGGAAATTTAGTAAATGGCTATTATGTTTAAATAAAAAAAATGAAGAAAATTGTGAAATATGTTATGGATGCAATTTAATGAAATCTTTAAATCATCCTGATTGGTATTTTTTAAAACCAAAAAAAGATAAAAAAACTATAGATGTTGAAACATTAAGAATACTAAATGAAAAATTTTTTAAATCTGCTCAACAAGGAAAAATTAAAATTATTTGTTTTTCAAACACAGAATTTTTAAATGAATACGGAATTAATGTTTTATTAAAAATATTAGAAGAACCTCCTAAGAACACTTTTTTTTTATTAATTAATTTTAATTTTTTTAAAATTCCTTTAACTTTAAAAAGTAGATGTTTTTTATTAAATATATATGCTCCTTCAGAAAAAGATTCTTTAATTTGGTTTAAAGAAAAAAACTTTGTTATTAATGAGACACATTTTTTAACTTCTCTTAAAATATCAGAAAATGCTCCTTTAATGGCTATTAAATTAATTACAAGCAAATTATGGACAGAAAGAATAAATTTCTATGAAAAATTAATGTATTTTATTGAAAAAAAAAAAATAATTTCGCTACTTCCTTACTTAGTTGGAAAAAATATTTTCTTTAAAATAAATTGGATTTGTTTAATTTTATTAGATGCCATGAAATGGAAATTTCATATTACAGAAAGTATATCGAATTTAGATATGATTAATATTATAAAAATAATTTCCTCTAAATATTCTTATTATACTTTAGATAAAAGCCTTCGTTTATGGATAAAATCTAGATTTTACCTACTTAATATTTTAAATATCAATCAAGAATTATTAATTTCTAAAAAATTATTAAATTGGCAATTTTTTTTAAATACTAATAAATTTAAATAAGAGAAAAAGAATATGTTTTTAATAGATTCTCATTGTCATCTTCATAATCTAAAATTCAGAAACATAAAACATGGAATAAAAGATACTATTGAAAAAGCACAAAAAAATAATGTTAAAATGATTTTAGTAGTATCAACTTCAATTAAAGATTATTTTTTTTCTAAAAAACATATAGGAGAACAACCTAATATTTTATATTCTTGTGGAATTCATCCAAATAATATAAAAAATAGTAAAAATAATATTAAAAAATTAGAAAATATTGTTATTAATGAAAAAATAATCGCTATAGGAGAAACTGGTCTAGATTATTTCTATCATAAAAATAATCATTTTGAGCAAAAATTATTATTTCGTCAACACATAAAAATAGCAAAAAAATTTAAAAAACCACTTATAATTCATTGCAGAAAAGCAATACATGATATATTTGAAATATTAGAAGAAGAAAATAGTCAACCCTGTAAAGGAGTTCTACATTCTTTTACAGAAAATTATAATTCAGCTAAAAAACTAATAGATTTAGGTTTTTATATATCATTTTCTGGAATTATTACATTTAAAAATTCTTTTTTATTAAGAGAAATTGCTAAAATTATTCCAATAGAAAAAATATTAATTGAAACTGATTCTCCTTATTTATCTCCTGAACCTTATCGAGGTAAAGAAAACCAACCTGCTTATTTATATGAAATAGCAAAATTATTAGCTAAATTAAAAAATATTGATATAGAAACATTTTCTAAACAAATAAAAAAAAATTTTTTTAAATTGTTTAATTTACCAAATGAAAAATAAAAAATATAAAGATTTTGTTTTAATTAACCCAAGTTATTTCATATTTAAATAAATAATTTTATTTATTAATTATAAAAATATTTTTTATTAAAAATATTATTAATAATAACTTATCTTAAAAAATC
Coding sequences within it:
- a CDS encoding ACP S-malonyltransferase codes for the protein MKFTQAIKLIKLRSGLMHTITKKYPGSTQVIIGLEKEIIKNLCFKLSKRGVVSPAAFNSKNQILISGDKNTVEKMIFLCKKLGAKKIINLNINTPVHCIFMKEISKKMFLALEKITFHPPIFPIINNVDVKCEFCSKKIKDALIRQLYNPVRWDETINVIVSYNIHSIIEVGPSKVLSNLNKKIGNILSISLYKNKNFLLNIGEKNE
- a CDS encoding TatD family hydrolase, whose protein sequence is MFLIDSHCHLHNLKFRNIKHGIKDTIEKAQKNNVKMILVVSTSIKDYFFSKKHIGEQPNILYSCGIHPNNIKNSKNNIKKLENIVINEKIIAIGETGLDYFYHKNNHFEQKLLFRQHIKIAKKFKKPLIIHCRKAIHDIFEILEEENSQPCKGVLHSFTENYNSAKKLIDLGFYISFSGIITFKNSFLLREIAKIIPIEKILIETDSPYLSPEPYRGKENQPAYLYEIAKLLAKLKNIDIETFSKQIKKNFFKLFNLPNEK
- the rpmF gene encoding 50S ribosomal protein L32 produces the protein MAVQKNKPSRSKRGMRRSHDSLRENTISIDKISGEHHLRHNITKKGFYKGKKVLINKNK
- the acpP gene encoding acyl carrier protein — encoded protein: MINIEKKIKKVISRQFDKKIEKLNNSTKLIDDLKADSLDIIEFFMSLEEEFNISIPDEEMEKIIDIQSAIIYVHKKIKKISDP
- a CDS encoding RluA family pseudouridine synthase; amino-acid sequence: MKKNILPLQMIYVSKDMIDQRIDNFLIKKIKKFPKSVIYKMIRKGKIKINKKRIPPKYKLKIGDSIKIPSIRIEKKNNNFISNFDAKKNFTLDGKILYEDKFLLIINKPSGIAVHGGTGLRFGIIENLRALYPLYSYLELIHRIDRNTSGILMLAKKKSTLRDLHKQIREKKIKKQYLALVHGHWPKSKLIISVPLIKKKNKNVKNPVFANEKGKLSETKFQVKKYYQNCSLMLITPKTGRTHQIRVHSAYAGHPIIFDKCYGKSELDKNFTFLNKKKNLLLHAKTINFFHPNINKKIYITAPIEKNFQLSLSKLN
- a CDS encoding DNA polymerase III subunit delta' C-terminal domain-containing protein — translated: MILYPWLIPAYKKLVFQYTNNKLHHTILVNTIKGIGIFNLIWKFSKWLLCLNKKNEENCEICYGCNLMKSLNHPDWYFLKPKKDKKTIDVETLRILNEKFFKSAQQGKIKIICFSNTEFLNEYGINVLLKILEEPPKNTFFLLINFNFFKIPLTLKSRCFLLNIYAPSEKDSLIWFKEKNFVINETHFLTSLKISENAPLMAIKLITSKLWTERINFYEKLMYFIEKKKIISLLPYLVGKNIFFKINWICLILLDAMKWKFHITESISNLDMINIIKIISSKYSYYTLDKSLRLWIKSRFYLLNILNINQELLISKKLLNWQFFLNTNKFK
- the tmk gene encoding dTMP kinase translates to MIKGKFIVLEGIEGSGKTVACKTILKTLHQYNIKNVKLVKEPGSTYLGEKIRKIIKNYKDNQELHNNAELLLFYAARIQLVESIIKPSLEKGIWIVSDRYQLSSFAYQGGGYNLSLNMIKNLKNMFLKKINPDITFYLDVLPEIGLKRAFKRNKPDRIEKKSINFFEKVRNTYLSIISKEKKIIKINANQKKNLVKNSIKNKLYIWLKNN